One window of Watersipora subatra chromosome 3, tzWatSuba1.1, whole genome shotgun sequence genomic DNA carries:
- the LOC137390574 gene encoding uncharacterized protein, with translation MEQAGSWLRGMVGGRTRSNRPYQPVSTEEMTPFTQSVSTASNGQPQAAEAGLYPDINTVPLTDVNNTSVETSFASSASDVLVSLEDPPSLKQPPSLGNHLPLSYYQANTDRRVGIDTREQQPIGYPPVPNLQPTTAYQPPFKSLQPPQTATQPSMMRFATPMIQSQRTLPAMSRERQAEAVWRSIPTDLQMMLLQANTSQPNQAPLQQPIIFGKPSAVSTPRTVTGPPQAFGQQPFASGQPAVLTNLQPQPVITSPQQPFSGQPIVQVPKPMPQTGYEIPPGGVVPPPGGFALEAT, from the coding sequence ATGGAACAAGCAGGATCATGGCTGCGTGGTATGGTTGGAGGCAGGACGAGAAGCAATAGACCCTACCAACCAGTCTCCACTGAGGAGATGACACCTTTTACTCAATCGGTAAGCACTGCTTCCAATGGGCAGCCCCAAGCTGCTGAAGCAGGGCTATACCCTGATATCAATACGGTACCCTTAACTGATGTTAATAACACAAGTGTCGAAACATCTTTCGCGAGTTCAGCCTCTGATGTGTTAGTGAGTCTAGAGGACCCACCCAGCCTCAAGCAACCACCCTCGCTAGGTAACCATCTACCGCTGAGTTATTACCAGGCTAACACGGATAGGCGAGTAGGTATTGATACACGGGAGCAGCAACCAATAGGTTACCCACCAGTACCTAATCTGCAACCTACCACCGCATATCAGCCACCATTCAAGTCATTGCAGCCTCCCCAAACAGCGACTCAACCGAGCATGATGCGTTTTGCCACCCCAATGATTCAGTCACAGCGGACATTACCTGCCATGAGTAGAGAACGACAAGCGGAAGCCGTGTGGAGATCAATACCGACTGATTTGCAGATGATGTTATTGCAGGCAAACACATCTCAACCAAATCAGGCCCCTCTGCAACAACCAATCATATTTGGGAAGCCGTCAGCAGTTAGCACACCCCGAACTGTAACTGGCCCACCACAAGCATTTGGTCAACAGCCCTTCGCTAGTGGCCAACCAGCCGTGCTAACCAATCTACAACCACAACCCGTTATAACGTCTCCACAACAACCATTTTCAGGGCAACCGATAGTACAGGTTCCAAAGCCAATGCCGCAGACAGGCTATGAAATTCCGCCGGGAGGAGTCGTCCCCCCACCGGGAGGATTTGCGTTAGAAGCTACCTAG